The following is a genomic window from Gemmatimonadaceae bacterium.
GCTGCTACGCGCAGGTGTATCTGGACCGGACGCCCATTTACCAAGGGCGCGACTCGGAGCCGCTCTTCGACGTGAACTCGATTCCGCCGAGTCAGATCGAGGCGATCGAGTACTACGCGACGCCAGCGCAAACGCCGGCGGAGTACACGCGCCTCAACTCGACGTGCGGCGTTCTGGTGATTTGGACGCGGCGTAGTCCGTAGACAGGGCTACGATTTCTTCTGGTAGGTCTTCCTGTCCGCGCGGCAGCCTTCGAAGGCGTGTCCGCTCAGCGCTTTGTCGAGGCGCCGCAACGCTTTCGCGTCGCGCATCGGGTCGATCGCGCGCTGCTCGGCGGCGTCAATGAGCGTCTCGCCGGAATCGGGGAACGCTTTCCGGAGCCGCGCCGTCTCGCACTCGACGTCGACGTGAGCGGAAAGCGGATCGGCCGCGGTCAGCTGGCGGCGCAATAGCTCGTACAGCTGTCGATTGGCGCTGCGCACGCCGATCGCGCGGTCGGCGGCGATGGCGAGTGAACGACTGCGCGTGAGGTTGACCGTGCCTTTCACGCCGATCGAGTCATCGTCGAGCAGGACGATCGGATTCTGGTAACCCGCGTCGGCCACGATCGCGTAGGGCAGGCGCTTGCCTCGGGGCCACACGACGGTGAGCGTGCGAATGTCGTCGCTCGACGTGGCGCCCGGCCGGATCTCCTGCGCGCCGATCTGCCCGCGAATTCCCGGCCCGGCGACGACCGTGAGGGTGTCGAACCGGACCACCTCGCCGTCCGCGGTCGAGCGAACGATTCGCCCGTCGCGCACGCGTGCCGACAAACGTGTATCAGTTTGTTGCGACGACAGCGTGACCGGAATCACCAGGGCGAGCATCGCTTGCCAGAGCAGGCAAGAGACTTTTCTAAAGGCCGCCATACAGCAAGGACGAGCCGCCGCGGGCGGCAGTCACTGCTATGGCTTGCGCAGCTGTGCCACTTTGCGGAGCGAATCCGCCCGAATCGAGTCCGCGAGCACGGAGTCGCGTCTCGCTTTGATGATCGCCGCGGATCGAGCGAGTCCGGCGCGGATTTCGGCGTCGATCACCGAATCGCGCATGCGTTGCTCGCGCGACTTGCCGCGAGAAAAGAGGGGAAGGCTGATGCTCCCCAACGATCCTCCGCCTCCGCCGACGGCACCGACGCCGTCCTTGCCCTCGCCCTGCATCACGTGGATGTCGGCCGAATTCCCCGCTGTGCCGACTCGCTGCGCGAGCTTGACGCCGTCCTTTTTGCTTTCCGCGATCGATTTCTTCATGTCGTCGCTCATCGTGCTCCAGCGCTGAGCCTCGTGAGCGGCGGCGGCCCACGCGGCGAGCGACGAGTCGCGCGACGTCATGGTCGACGCCCCTCGCGCGGCTCGCGATTTCTCAGTGAGGCCGGCGGGGGCCGCGGGCGCGCCGAGGCCTGACCCGCCGGCACTGGGGCGAAACTCGACGCGATCACTCGGAGGCGTGACGTTTGTCGGCGGCGCGGTGGGCAGCGTCGGCACACTGGCGGTGTCGGTTCGCGGCGGGGCCGTCGGAACGGCGGGCAGGACCGGCGCGGCCGTCGGTGGAACGGGTGTCGGTCGAGGAGCCGTTCGAGGCTGGACGGGCGTCTCTTTCGGCCGCGGCGCGGGGGGCAAGGGCGCGGGCGGTGGGAAAAAGGTCACCCGCGTCTGCGTGCGGCCGTCGTCGAGCCCCGAACGGAACCGGGCTCTGTCCGACACCGAGGTCATGGAGACCAGCGCGGCGAGAAACAGCACGGCCGTGGCAATGCCGGACGCTCCGATCTCGGTCCATCGCGGGGAACGTCGCGGAAAGTCGAACGGGTACGTGCGACGCTCGGCGGTATGCACCGGGAACGGAGGGCGAGGGATTCGAACCCCCAAGTCCTTTCGGACGCCGGTTTTCAAGACCGGTGCATTAGCCATTCTGCCAGCCCTCCCGGTATCAAAGATCGTCGGAGCGGGACGAGCGCGAAAGCGGTGGACAGGCGACCGTCGGACATCGATCCCGTACACCGCGTCACGGCGAACAGGTCCCGCCCCGCACATAGATTGTCAGCAAGCCGAGGAGCCAGGATGACGCACAGAGCGATTCAAATCGTCGTCGGAGTCGCGATTGCCGCATCGACCGCGCGAAGCCAGGAGCGGCCGCGCGGCACGGTCATCGTCAGCAACATGAACGACAACACGACGATGCTCGTGGACGCGGAGAGCGGCCGCAGGCTCGCCACGCTCGCGACCGGCGAGGGGCCGCACGAGGTCGCCGTGTCGCACGATGGGCGACGGGCCGTGGTGAGCAACTACGGCGTGCGAGGGAAGCCCGGAAACTCGCTCACCCTCGTCGACGTCGAGAGGCTCGACACGATTCGCACGATCGATCTTCGCGATCACCAGCGCCCGCACGGGATGGTCTTTCTCCCCGGCGACACGCTGCTCGCGGTTACGTCGGAGGTGAGCCGGGCCGTTCTGCTCGTCGATCTCAGGCGCGGAACAGTCGTCACGACGCGGCCGAGCTCCGGCCGCGGCACACATATGCTGGGACTGAGCGAACGTGGCGACCGCCTCGTGATGGGCAACATCAGCGACGGCACGATCACGGTGCTCGATCCGCTCGCGACGGACAGCGGCCGCGTGATTCGCGTTGCTGCGCAGCCCGAGGGGGTCGCGATTTCGCCGGATGGATCGTTTGCGTGGGCGGGGAGCAATCGCGACAGCGTGGTGCTCGTCGTGGATCTGCGCAGCGCGACGGTGGTCGACACGCTGCGCGGGTTCGGGCTGCCGTACCGTATGGCCATCTCGCCCGACGGACTGACGGCGGTGGTCACCGATCCAATCAAAGCGCGCGTGCGCGTGTTCGACGCCGCGACGCGGCGGCAGCGGTTCGACATTGCCGTCGCCGCGGACAGTCTCGTCGCGACGACCGAGGTGGCAGGATCGCCCGCGCCGGAGGGTGTCACCATTTCGAGGGACAGCCGGTGGGCGTTCGTCACCCTTCAGGGGCGCAACCGGGTCGCCACGATCGACCTCGAGCATGGCGCGATCATTGCGCTCGCGGCGACCGGCAATTGGTCCGACGGCGTCGCCTTTTCGCCGGTCGTCCATCCCTCGCGCGGTTCCGGCAAGTAACCCTCCCCGGCTTGTCGACTTTCAACCGATGATTTGTCTCGAGCGAATCACCATGCGCGAGATCCATCTCGCGCTCAAGGAACCATTTCGCATCTCGTCGGGCGTCGAGTCGACGCGGCGCATCCTTCTGCTCGAGCTGGTCGACGAGAGCGGCGCCCGCGTCTGGTCCGAGTGCGTCGCCTCGGCGCTGCCGAACTACACCTCGGAGACGATCGACACCGCGTGGCTCGCGATCAGCAAATGGCTGGCGCCTCGCGTGCTCGGCCGCCCGCTCGTCGACGCGTCGCACGCACAGTTCGAGCTCGCGGCGAACGTGCGCGGGCACAACATGGCGAAGGCCGCGATCGAGATGGGATGCTGGGGTCTCGAGGCGGTGATGCGAAAGCTGCCGCTGGCGACCTTGCTCGGCGGAACGCGTACGGAAGTGCCGACCGGCATCTCGCTCGGGCTTCAGGAATCGCCCGCCGCGTTGGTCGAGCGCGCGCAGGCCGCCGTCGGCGCCGGATACCAAAAGGTCAAGCTCAAGATCGAGCCGGGGCGGGACATCGAGTTCGTCCGCGCGGTGCGCAAGGCCGTCGGTCCCGACATCGAGCTGATGGCCGACGCCAACGCCGCGTACACGATCGACGACGGCACGCACCTCACGCGGCTCGACGAGTACGGTCTCATCATGCTCGAGCAGCCGCTCGGCGCGGACGATCTGCTGGATCTCGCCGCGCTCCAGCGGCGAATGCACACGCCGATCTGTCTCGACGAATCGATCACCGACGTGAAGCGCGCGCGCGACATGATCGCGCTTCGCAGCGGCCGGATCGTCAACATCAAACCGGGGCGCGTCGGAGGACTCGCGGCGTCGAAGGCCATTCACGACGTCTGCGCCGAAGCGGGAATTCCGGTGTGGTGCGGCGGCATGTTGGAGAGCGGCGTGGGGCGAGCGTACAACGTCGCGCTCGCGTCGCTCCCCAACTTCTCGCTTCCCGGCGATCTGAGTCCCAGCTCGCGCTACTGGGCGACGGACATCGTGTCGCCCGAGTGGACGATGGACGCGAACGGCATGGTCCGCGTGCCGCTGGAAACGCCGGGGCTTGGCGTCGCCGTGGACGCCAACCGCATCGGCCTGATCACGACGCGCCGGGAAGTCTTGCGACCTCCGCGGCGCGACTAGGGCTTTTTCGCCGGGGCCTTTGCCGCCGGCGGCTTCGTCGCCGCGGGCTTGGTGGTCCCCGGCCTCGGCTTCGCCGCCGAGTCTTGTGACGGAGCCGTGGGGATGGCGCCAGGGAGCGGCGTCGCCGCGCCGGTGTCGGTCGGCTGGTTGAACTCTGCCTCCGCGCCGCGCAGCAAGTCCTCGAGGCGAACCGCCTGCGCGACTTCGCGCGACGTGTTGAAGACGCCCTTCGCCTGCGCGGTTCTGCCTTGCATCTTGAGCGCTTCGGCTAGCTCGATGCCCGTCGCGACGTAGAGATACGGAATGCCGACGGAAGGACGGTCGATCCAGTCGCCGGTGTTCAGCACCGAGCGCGGTCCGACGAACGTCTGCGTCCAGAGCGCATAGCTGGTAGCCACGTCGAGCCAGCCGTCTCCCTGCAAGTAGACCGAATCCTTCGGCGTGGCGCTCGGCGGCATGAAGAGCTTGGCCGCGAGCCCCTGAGTGAGCACGTTGTCGCCCAGGCCAAGCTGTTTGGCGTAGCTCCCCGACGTCCGTGCGAAATAGATCGGGCGGTTGGGCCACGAGTCTTGGATCATGCGGAGCACGAAGAGATCCGCGCGCTGCAGGACGCCGTGGTCGAGATTCCGCGGGTCGATCGTCGCCTTGAGCGGACCCGCGGTGAAGTTCATCGGCGCGTTGAGCGGGTAGTACGCCGGCACGGAGTCGGCGTCCAGCATCGTCATGTTGAGTGGCGAGCGCGTCGGCTTGGGCCACTGCCGGTCTTTGTAGATCGCCGGACCCTTCGCGGCGTCGTACTCGAAGATCGGACGGCGAATGATCTGGCGGACGTACCAGTCGGTGTTGAGCAACGAGGTGTTGGCGACGATGACGTCTCGCCGAATGCCTTCGACTTCCTGCGCGTACCACAGAGGGAAGGTGTCGTTGTCGCCGACGGTGACGAGCACGCCGTACGGCTCGACCGAATTGAGCATGTCTGCGGCGAAGTCGCGCGTGTCGCGATGTCCGGCGCGCGACGCCCAGTGCCAGTTCCCGAAAAGCGGGATCAGCGCCAGCGCGAGCACCGGCGAGCTGAGTTGCCAACTCTTTTGCGTGGGCATCACGATGGCTTCGCGTCCCACCTTGACCGTCTCGGTGCCGAGCAGCGAGGCGATCGATTCCCAGACGTACAGCAGACCGAGCGCGGCCCACACGCCCCACGCCGAGAAGCTCCAGAGGAAGAAGTAGTCTCGGTCGCGCACCTCGTGCGGCGCCGGCGACGACGGATCCTGCGACGCGCCCAGCTTGAAGTTCAAATAGAATATCAACAACAGCGTCATCGTGAACATCAGCGAGCCGAAATACCAGAAGCTCCGCTGGTCACGTTTGAAGTGCACCCATCCGCCGAAGACTCCGAGGACGAGCGCGCCGGCGGCGAGCAGCGCCTGCGAGAACGGGTGGTCGCCGTGCGCGTCGCGGATCCACTGCCACTTGAAGTAGAGCCACCACATCGCGACCTGTTCGCCGAATGACGCCTGGCGGTCGCTCAAGTCCGGCTTACCGTACTGGCCGCGGTTGAAGTTGTACTCGAACGCGTCGAGCGTCCCCTTGGAGAACGTGCACGATGCCGCGAGGTGCGTGCGGCACGCGGTCGGTTCTCCTTCGTTGATCGCCGGGAAGTACGCCGCGCGAATCGGCTGCGTCGCAAATGGAGTGAGTCCAAGGACGACCGCGCCGAAGCAGGCGAGGAGCAATCTCCATCGGGTGATCGTCGTCGGTCGGCGGATGAGCACGGCGATGCCGACCGCCGGCGCCGCGAGCATGCCGGCCATGTGGTTCGCGTAGCCGAGACCGCAGATATACGCGACGAGCACGAGAATCCTGTCGGCCTTGGGACCGTCGGGGTCATCGGACCAGCGAATCATCAACCACGAAATCACCGCGATGCCGACGAGCGACACGGTGTAGACCTTCTCGTTGACGACCGACTGATTCCAGACCGTGAACGCCGTCGCGCCGAGCAGCGCGCCGAGCACGCCACCGACGATTCGCTGCCAGCGCGCCGGGAACCACCCCACCAGAATCCGCTCGGTGACGAGGAACCACATGCCGGCCGACGCCGCGCTACAGATCGCCGCAAGAATGTTGATCCGAACCGCGACCGTGGATGCGATCGGCAGGATCGAGAAGGTCCGGCCCAAGATCACGAACAGCGGATTTCCCGGAGGGTGGGGAAGCCCGAACGTGTACGCCGCCGCGATGTATTCGCTCGTATCCCACATCGCCGTAGAGGGCGACAGCGTGATGAGATACAGAAGCAGCGCGCCCAACGAGACGCCGAGGGCGGCCCCGTAGGACGGGCGGTAGTCGAGGTCGGACGTGGAAGGAGCGGACATTTAGAAAGACGAAAGGCGAAGAGGCCGAACTCCGAAACTGCCAAAACTCCGAAACTGCCAAACTCCGAGACTGCCGAACACCGAGACTGCGAAGGTGCCGAACCGCGAAACTGCCGAACGGCGAAACTGCCGACTCCGAGAGGGCTCAGCTGCGAGGCCGGTCCACCGGTCCACCGGTCCACCCAATCCTAGCGGACTCGCCTACAAACCGCCGAGGTGCTGCATCTTGAACGTCGCGACCGCCCCGACCACACCGGCGGTCCCCGGAAGGGCGCCCGGGACGATCCGTGCCGCGTCGACCGCGGGGCGGAAGGCACGCCGGCGGACCTCGGCGCGCATCGGCATGAACAGCGTGTCCCCCGCCTGGGTGACTCCGCCTGCGACCACCACCACGTCCGCGTTCACGATGTTGAGGAGATTGGCGATTCCGGCTCCGAGATAGCGCGCGGTGTCGCGGACGATCTCGTTCGCGACGGCGTCGCCCTGTTGCGCGGCCTTGTACACCGTCTCAGCCGTAATGGACTCGAGCTTCCCATCCACCATCGACGGGAGCATCGACGCGGTCTCCTCACGCACGAGGACCTCGCGTGCGCGAGTGGCTATGGCCGGACCGGAGGCGTAGGCCTCGAGACATCCATAGTTGCCGCATTTGCAGTGGCGGCCGTTGAGGTCGATGGTCGTGTGGCCGATCTCGCCGGCGACGTCGGACGATCCGTGAAAGAGCTTTCCGTCGATGATCAACCCGCCGCCGATGCCCGTGCCGATCGTCATGCCGATGACGTTGGTCGCACCCTGCGCTGCGCCCTGCCACCATTCGCCGACCGTGGCGCAGTTCGCGTCGTTGTCGAGCGTGGCGGGGAGATTGAGCCGTTCGGCGATGCGGTCGCGGAGTGGGAAGTTCCGCCAGCCGAGGTTCGGCGCCACGATGACGATGCCCTTCTCGCGGTCGAGCGGACCGGGCGCGCCGATGCCGACGCCGATGAAGTCGTCGCGCGAGGCGCCGGTTTCCGCCATCGTCGCGTTGATGACGTCCTCGATTAGGCCGACGATGCGATCGGCCACGGTTTCAGCCCCGGATTCGGCACTCGTCGGGATGGAGCGCATGGCGTAGTGCTGCTTGCCGTCGGCCGACATCGCGCCGACCACGATGTTCGTGCCGCCGAGGTCCACGCCGATGATGTATTGCTGCTGCTTCTTCGTGGCCGACGACTTGGTCGCCATGAATCAGGAGCTCCGGGGTGTGGAAACGAGGAAGGCGCGCGTGAGGGCGGCCACGTCGCCGGCAGTAATCTCGCGCATACAGCGCCAATGTCCGAGGGGGCAGCGCCTTGGACCGTGCCGGTCGCAAGGGCGACACTCGAGCCCCACGAATTCCGCCACGGCGGAGCGGTCGGCCAGCGGGCCGAAGCCGAAGGCTGGAACGGTCGGTCCGAAGACGGCGACGGTCGGAGTGTTCATTCCCGACGCCAGATGGAGCGGTGCCGAGTCGTTCGTCACCAGCACTCGAGCGCGTCCGATGACCTCGGCCGACGCGAGCAGGGAAAGCCGCCCCGTGGCGTCGATCGATCGTCCGCCGGTCGCGTCGGCGATTTCGTCGGACAGCGGACGATCGGCTTCGCCGCCGATGACTACGATCCGGGCTTCGGCGACCAGAGCTCGCGCGAGGTCGGCGTAGTAGGGCCACCGCTTCGTGGCCCAGATGCTCCCCGGGGCGAGTGCGACGATCGGCACGCCCGCCGTGACGTCGTGGAGCAACGCGTCGGCGGCGGCTCGCTCGGCTTCGCCGGGAAAGAGCGTCGGACGCGGGCGTGCGCGTTCTGCATCGCCCGCGCGCGCGCCGCGATCAGCGAGCGAGAGCAGTCGAGAGGCGTGGTGCTCGCCTTCGGGGGACACGACGCGCGTGGTGTAGAACGCGCGTCCAGCCGACGTCGAGAATCCGATTCGCTCGCGGATCCCCGCCAACAACGTGAGCGCGCCGCTGCGCACCGAGCCCTGAGCGAGGAATGCCGCGGCGTATCGACGGGCTCGGAGGCGGCTCGCGAGTCCCGCCATTCCGACCACGCCTCGATCCTTGCCGCGCTTGTCGTAAATGATCACCTCGCGAACCGCGGGATGATTCGGCAACACCGCGCCCGCCGCCGGCGTGCACACGACGTCCACCGCTCCCTCCTTCGCCAAGCGGGCGAGGAGCGGAGTGGTGAGAATCATGTCACCGAGAAAGCTCGTTTGAACGACGAGAAAGGAAGGCAAGCGAGGAGGAGTATGTCCGCCGCCCGGCCTCCCGTCCACTCAGCGCATGCGTCGGGCGACTCGTGCGACGTCCGCGAAAAATTTACGCTCGGCGCCGGCCCGTTCGTTTTCGGGGGCCCGCAGCACGGCGGAAGGATGCACCGTCGCGAAGGCGACGGGCGCGAGCTCGGACTCGAGCGGCTTTCCCCGGTGCTTCATCACGCTGAACGCCGGACCGAACACCGCCTTCGCCGCCGTCGCGCCGAGGCAGAGAATCGCCTGCGGACGAATCAGTGTCAGCTCGGCCAGCATCCACGGACGGCAAGCGCGGACTTCGCCGGCACTCGGCGTCTTGTGCAAGCGTCTCACCGTGCGGCGGTCCTTTGCCCATTTGAAATGCTTGACGGCGTTCGTCACGTAGATCTCGCTGCGATCGATGCCGGCGGACTCGAACGCGCGATCGAGCAAGCGCCCCGAGGGTCCGACGAACGGATGCCCCGCGCGATCTTCCGCATCGCCGGGTTGTTCCCCAATGACGACGAGCTTCGCGGTCTTCGGCCCCTCGCCAAAGACCGCCTGCGTCGCGTTCGCGTAGAGCGTACAGCCGCGACACTCCTGCACCGCGGCGCGCATCTTGGGAAGCGTCGGCCGAGCGGGAATGAAGTCGTTCGCCGTACCGGTTGATTCGATCGTCGTGGCCACTCGACTCCTCGATGCGTTGACGAACATCCAAGAGGCGGCAAGCCGCGGACCCATGCGGTCGACGACGGCCGCGGTCGCTTGCCAGTCAACGGTTGGGTACGACAGTTGCCTTTCGATGCAGCGACTTCGACAGAGGATACTCGGATGCTGTACACACTCGCGGTCGTACTCATCGTTCTGTGGGCCCTCGGCTTCCTCGCGTTTCACGTCGGCGGCGGGCTAATCCATCTACTGCTCGTCATCGCCGTCATCGCGGTTCTGCTTCGCGTCATTCAGGGCCGGCGCCCGATCTGACACGAGTTCGTCCGGGGTGGTCAGCGCCGCCGCAGAATCGCGGCGGCGGCTCGCCAGCCGGAGTCGATCGCGCCGTGAACGGTTCCGGTGCGGCCGAGGCGATCGGCGGCCTCACCGGCGAACCAGATCGTGTCGCGGATCGGACGGCTGAGCGTCTCACACGCCGTCGCCCCGCCGACGCGTGAGTACGAGTACACGCCGCGCGAGAACGGATCGTTGATCCAGTCGTGGTAGAAAACCGCGGCAACCTCGCGCCGTATCGCCGCGGGCTTCATTCCGAGAACCGTCGCTATCGACGCGATGGCGAGGCTCTCGAGCTCACCACGAGGTAGGCGGGAGAACTCGGCAGCGGGCGGTCCACCGACCCAACCTACCATGGTGGGCGACGCGATCGGGTACGACGTCCACCAGACCGGGAAAGCAACACGTTCTCGTGTCTGAAGGAACGATGTGGTGTCGAGATCCGGCAGGCCGAGACGCTCGGCGAGCTTCTCGTCCCGCCAGAACGCTCGCTTGAATCTGAATACGAGTTTCACGACGGTCCCCATCGCGGTGAGACTCAGTGCGCGCAGAATCGCCGACGGCAGCGGCGGGTCGAACCGAATGGCTCCCGGCGCGCCGTCCCGTGCGGACAGAACTCCCGGCGTGGCGGTGACCACGACCGCCTGCGCCGTCACGCTTCCGCTGGGCGCCCCGGCGACGTCGCGACACTCGACCTCGACGCGGCGATCGCGCCACACGATGCGCTCGGCGAGCGTCTCGAATCGAACATCGGCGCGCACTTGATCGGCGAGACGCTCGATCAAGGTGTCGTAGCCGCCGACGACACGTCCCATGCGCATCTCGCGGCGATCGCCTTGGGGCCAACCGCCGTCGGCGAGGGCCTTTTCGCTGATCACGGTCGTATCGGCGGCGTGAAAGCCTTCGACGAACAGCTTCGCTCGTTGACGGTCTCTAGGCTTCAACGAGCGATTCGCCGCAAGGGCGTCGGCGAACGAGCGATCCTGGTCTCGATCAGGATCGAGCCGCCGCATCACGCGGTCGATGGTCGACCAGAAGTCGGCCATGACCGCGAGCTCTTTGCCGGCGCGCGTCAGACGGTGGGGCGCGATGTCGAGTGTCGGCAGATGATGCTCTGACGCGACCCGACGGATCGGATCGGCCTCGCCATGAATGAATTCCGCGCCGAGCTCGATCGGGACCTCGAGATCCGACTGGTGCTGCGTGAAGATGCGGCCGCCGAGACGGGCGCGCGCCTCGAGCACGACGACGCGACAGCCCTCCCGCCGAAGCGTGGAGGCGGCGGCGAGCCCCGACGCGCCGGCGCCGATTACAGCGACGTCAAAGTCCACGAGTCGAGAGGGCGGGCGCGCGAGAGCGACATCGAGCGAAGGTACCCAGGTTCAAAGAGTCGAACGACGAGCAAGGCGTTCGCGACCGGCACGGCGCGCGAGTTGAAGAAAAGACGGTCGTCATGCGGCGGGAGGGAAGGCGAGTCGTGACGACGAATACGAAGAACCATCGACGCGCGGGCGCGGCCAAACCGAAACGGACGCGGCGGTGGTCGGCACGCGTGACGCGCGAGAGCAACGCGCTCGATCTGGATCGCGACGTATTCACATGGGATGACCCGAAGCGTATCGCGAGATCGCTCAAGCGGTCGGCCGAGCACAGCCGGCGACGCAGGAGCGAACCGTATCGATCGGCGATGTCGATGTTGACCTTTTACGTCAACCGCGCGGGAAAAAACCTGTCGCCGACGCGGCGACGCGTGCTCGAGAGCGCGAAAGCGGAGCTCAAGCACGCGTTTGGCCGCGACTAACGGCGAACACGCCGATCAGCGCGACTGCCGGGCGCGAGTGCGAGCGGCCTTCTTGGCGGCGGCAGACCGTGCGCGAGCGCCCTTGGTGCGAACGGCCTTCCGCGCGGCCGCCGAGCGCGCCGACGCGCCTCGCCGACGTGCGCTGGAGCGCGCCTGGCTGCTGAGCGACTTTCGGCTCGCGGCGCTGTGCCCTTCGCGGCGCAGCGCGCCCTCAACGGCGCGCGACCGCTTGCGCGACGTCTTTCGGCGTCGCGACTTTCCCTTGGCGAGGTCGCGCTTCGCCTTCGTGCGCGTGCGTGACGAGCTGCTCTTGCTCGGCTGGAGCTTGACGCCCGAGCGTCGCGCCTTCGACAGTCCGATGGCGATCGCCTGCTTCGTCGACCGGGCGCCGTGCTTGCCCTCGCGAATGTGATGCATCTCCTCGCGCACGAACTCGCCGGCCTGCGTCGAGGGTGATTTGCCCTCGGCTTTGTCCTCGTGTGCGCGCTCGATCGTTTCACGTTCCGGCATTGTCCCT
Proteins encoded in this region:
- a CDS encoding cytochrome D1 domain-containing protein, whose product is MTHRAIQIVVGVAIAASTARSQERPRGTVIVSNMNDNTTMLVDAESGRRLATLATGEGPHEVAVSHDGRRAVVSNYGVRGKPGNSLTLVDVERLDTIRTIDLRDHQRPHGMVFLPGDTLLAVTSEVSRAVLLVDLRRGTVVTTRPSSGRGTHMLGLSERGDRLVMGNISDGTITVLDPLATDSGRVIRVAAQPEGVAISPDGSFAWAGSNRDSVVLVVDLRSATVVDTLRGFGLPYRMAISPDGLTAVVTDPIKARVRVFDAATRRQRFDIAVAADSLVATTEVAGSPAPEGVTISRDSRWAFVTLQGRNRVATIDLEHGAIIALAATGNWSDGVAFSPVVHPSRGSGK
- the menC gene encoding o-succinylbenzoate synthase, whose amino-acid sequence is MICLERITMREIHLALKEPFRISSGVESTRRILLLELVDESGARVWSECVASALPNYTSETIDTAWLAISKWLAPRVLGRPLVDASHAQFELAANVRGHNMAKAAIEMGCWGLEAVMRKLPLATLLGGTRTEVPTGISLGLQESPAALVERAQAAVGAGYQKVKLKIEPGRDIEFVRAVRKAVGPDIELMADANAAYTIDDGTHLTRLDEYGLIMLEQPLGADDLLDLAALQRRMHTPICLDESITDVKRARDMIALRSGRIVNIKPGRVGGLAASKAIHDVCAEAGIPVWCGGMLESGVGRAYNVALASLPNFSLPGDLSPSSRYWATDIVSPEWTMDANGMVRVPLETPGLGVAVDANRIGLITTRREVLRPPRRD
- a CDS encoding DUF2723 domain-containing protein → MSAPSTSDLDYRPSYGAALGVSLGALLLYLITLSPSTAMWDTSEYIAAAYTFGLPHPPGNPLFVILGRTFSILPIASTVAVRINILAAICSAASAGMWFLVTERILVGWFPARWQRIVGGVLGALLGATAFTVWNQSVVNEKVYTVSLVGIAVISWLMIRWSDDPDGPKADRILVLVAYICGLGYANHMAGMLAAPAVGIAVLIRRPTTITRWRLLLACFGAVVLGLTPFATQPIRAAYFPAINEGEPTACRTHLAASCTFSKGTLDAFEYNFNRGQYGKPDLSDRQASFGEQVAMWWLYFKWQWIRDAHGDHPFSQALLAAGALVLGVFGGWVHFKRDQRSFWYFGSLMFTMTLLLIFYLNFKLGASQDPSSPAPHEVRDRDYFFLWSFSAWGVWAALGLLYVWESIASLLGTETVKVGREAIVMPTQKSWQLSSPVLALALIPLFGNWHWASRAGHRDTRDFAADMLNSVEPYGVLVTVGDNDTFPLWYAQEVEGIRRDVIVANTSLLNTDWYVRQIIRRPIFEYDAAKGPAIYKDRQWPKPTRSPLNMTMLDADSVPAYYPLNAPMNFTAGPLKATIDPRNLDHGVLQRADLFVLRMIQDSWPNRPIYFARTSGSYAKQLGLGDNVLTQGLAAKLFMPPSATPKDSVYLQGDGWLDVATSYALWTQTFVGPRSVLNTGDWIDRPSVGIPYLYVATGIELAEALKMQGRTAQAKGVFNTSREVAQAVRLEDLLRGAEAEFNQPTDTGAATPLPGAIPTAPSQDSAAKPRPGTTKPAATKPPAAKAPAKKP
- a CDS encoding ROK family protein; this translates as MATKSSATKKQQQYIIGVDLGGTNIVVGAMSADGKQHYAMRSIPTSAESGAETVADRIVGLIEDVINATMAETGASRDDFIGVGIGAPGPLDREKGIVIVAPNLGWRNFPLRDRIAERLNLPATLDNDANCATVGEWWQGAAQGATNVIGMTIGTGIGGGLIIDGKLFHGSSDVAGEIGHTTIDLNGRHCKCGNYGCLEAYASGPAIATRAREVLVREETASMLPSMVDGKLESITAETVYKAAQQGDAVANEIVRDTARYLGAGIANLLNIVNADVVVVAGGVTQAGDTLFMPMRAEVRRRAFRPAVDAARIVPGALPGTAGVVGAVATFKMQHLGGL
- the waaF gene encoding lipopolysaccharide heptosyltransferase II, with amino-acid sequence MDGRPGGGHTPPRLPSFLVVQTSFLGDMILTTPLLARLAKEGAVDVVCTPAAGAVLPNHPAVREVIIYDKRGKDRGVVGMAGLASRLRARRYAAAFLAQGSVRSGALTLLAGIRERIGFSTSAGRAFYTTRVVSPEGEHHASRLLSLADRGARAGDAERARPRPTLFPGEAERAAADALLHDVTAGVPIVALAPGSIWATKRWPYYADLARALVAEARIVVIGGEADRPLSDEIADATGGRSIDATGRLSLLASAEVIGRARVLVTNDSAPLHLASGMNTPTVAVFGPTVPAFGFGPLADRSAVAEFVGLECRPCDRHGPRRCPLGHWRCMREITAGDVAALTRAFLVSTPRSS
- a CDS encoding UdgX family uracil-DNA binding protein (This protein belongs to the uracil DNA glycosylase superfamily, members of which act in excision repair of DNA. However, it belongs more specifically to UdgX branch, whose founding member was found to bind uracil in DNA (where it does not belong), without cleaving it, appears to promote DNA repair by a pathway involving RecA, rather than base excision.) is translated as MATTIESTGTANDFIPARPTLPKMRAAVQECRGCTLYANATQAVFGEGPKTAKLVVIGEQPGDAEDRAGHPFVGPSGRLLDRAFESAGIDRSEIYVTNAVKHFKWAKDRRTVRRLHKTPSAGEVRACRPWMLAELTLIRPQAILCLGATAAKAVFGPAFSVMKHRGKPLESELAPVAFATVHPSAVLRAPENERAGAERKFFADVARVARRMR
- a CDS encoding lmo0937 family membrane protein, whose amino-acid sequence is MLYTLAVVLIVLWALGFLAFHVGGGLIHLLLVIAVIAVLLRVIQGRRPI
- a CDS encoding NAD(P)/FAD-dependent oxidoreductase, producing the protein MDFDVAVIGAGASGLAAASTLRREGCRVVVLEARARLGGRIFTQHQSDLEVPIELGAEFIHGEADPIRRVASEHHLPTLDIAPHRLTRAGKELAVMADFWSTIDRVMRRLDPDRDQDRSFADALAANRSLKPRDRQRAKLFVEGFHAADTTVISEKALADGGWPQGDRREMRMGRVVGGYDTLIERLADQVRADVRFETLAERIVWRDRRVEVECRDVAGAPSGSVTAQAVVVTATPGVLSARDGAPGAIRFDPPLPSAILRALSLTAMGTVVKLVFRFKRAFWRDEKLAERLGLPDLDTTSFLQTRERVAFPVWWTSYPIASPTMVGWVGGPPAAEFSRLPRGELESLAIASIATVLGMKPAAIRREVAAVFYHDWINDPFSRGVYSYSRVGGATACETLSRPIRDTIWFAGEAADRLGRTGTVHGAIDSGWRAAAAILRRR